From Ptychodera flava strain L36383 chromosome 2, AS_Pfla_20210202, whole genome shotgun sequence, the proteins below share one genomic window:
- the LOC139149615 gene encoding uncharacterized protein, producing MKDISEAARFEAKQVRSYADDLEFPSKVKVARHKRSQESVWFKVDEGGSKVVIPGENVILQNSDRITVIVFTYKNPANILPPGAQKGTNRQWVRTITATKKVKRVNSPVISVSVYNSEEGKHTRKLQEPLTFTLYHKQAGYNAKCISMIHGNPTAVWNYNNCRKVNHNATTDFTECQCDHVGSVAIITTMGTMPMPFAEYALSRIILVANGLAAFLTSFTFVMLCLRR from the exons GATTTGAAGCAAAACAAGTGAGGTCCTATGCCGACGATCTGGAGTTTCCGAGCAAAGTGAAAGTTGCAAGACACAAGAGATCACAGGAAAGTGTTTGGTTTAAAGTTGACGAAGGAGGAAGTAAAGTTGTCATACCCGGAGAGAACGTCATACTTCAAAATTCAG ATCGTATAACGGTGATTGTTTTTACTTACAAGAACCCGGCTAACATACTGCCGCCTGGCGCTCAAAAGGG AACGAATAGACAGTGGGTGCGTACAATAACTGCGACGAAAAAGGTTAAGAGAGTTAACAGTCCCGTGATTTCGGTCAGTGTCTACAACAGTGAAGAAGGCAAGCATACAAGAAAGCTTCAAGAACCTCTGACCTTCACGTTATACCACAAACAG GCTGGCTACAATGCTAAATGCATTTCTATGATCCACGGAAATCCAACTGC TGTATGGAACTATAACAACTGTCGCAAAGTGAACCATAATGCAACAACTGATTTCACAGAGTGTCAGTGTGATCATGTAGGAAGTGTAGCGATAATAACAACAATGGGCACAATGCCAATG CCATTTGCGGAATATGCTTTGAGCAGAATTATTCTTGTAGCAAACGGCCTAGCAGCGTTCCTGACAAGTTTCACATTTGTGATGCTGTGCCTCAGAAGGTAA